A region from the Sphaerodactylus townsendi isolate TG3544 linkage group LG01, MPM_Stown_v2.3, whole genome shotgun sequence genome encodes:
- the FBXO48 gene encoding F-box only protein 48 — translation MPEGSKPTTLQRNKPPVAAGKKFSVPSESKQKTNPKDFVRLLPLEISLKIFSQLDLRSLCNAAMTCRSWNRTLETCDHLWKHHCLTLRALCQREIDKDRGRGYSWKVTLLRNYWKSKVKLEWLSGKYSNIHSRSGLPEKSMYPMDVDTWGEILEAELER, via the exons ATGCCGGAAGGCTCCAAGCCGACAACTCTCCAGCGAAATAAGCCCCCAGTTGCTGCCGGCAAGAAGTTCTCTGTTCCCTCTGAGtcgaaacaaaaaacaaaccccaaggaCTTTGTGAGGCTCCTCCCGCTCGAAATCAGTCTGAAAATTTTTAGTCAGCTGGACCTCCGGAGCTTATGCAACGCTGCCATGACCTGCCGAAGCTGGAACCGCACGCTGGAGACCTGTGACCATTTGTGGAAGCATCACTGCTTAACCTTAAGGGCTCTCTGTCAGCGAGAGATTGACAAAGACAGAGGCCGTGGCTATTCGTGGAAG GTCACACTGCTGAGAAACTACTGGAAAAGCAAAGTGAAGCTGGAGTGGCTGAGCGGAAAATACAGCAACATTCATTCCCGCAGCGGCTTGCCAGAAAAGAGCATGTATCCCATGGATGTGGACACCTGGGGAGAAATTCTGGAAGCGGAACTGGAGCGATGA